The sequence below is a genomic window from Nyctibius grandis isolate bNycGra1 chromosome 35, bNycGra1.pri, whole genome shotgun sequence.
TGCCCCCCAGGGCAGACTAGGGCTCATATTATCAGCCCCAGGGGCAGATCTGCCCCCCCAGGGCAgattcctccccccccccgggcaGATTTATGCCCTCAGGGCTTGACTAATCAGCCCCTGGGACCAATTTGGGCCCCCCCCAAGGCAGATTTATGCCCCCCAGGGCAGACTAGGGCTCATATTATCAGCCCCAGGGACAGATATGCCCCCCCAGGGCAGATTTATGCCCCCAGGGCTTGAGTAATCAGCCCCTGGGACCAATTTATGCCCCCCAAAGCAGATTTATGCCCCCCAGAGTAGACCAGGGCTCATGCTATCAGCCCATGGGACCAATTTGCCCCCCCCAGGGCAGATTTATGCCCCCCAGGGCTCATATTATCAGCCCCAGGGTAGATTTATGCCCCTAGGGCTTGAGTAATCAGCCCCTGGGACCAATTTGTACCCCCCAGGGCAGATTTATGCCACCCAGGGCTCATATTATCAGCCCCAGGCGCATATCTGCCCCCCCAGGGCAGATTTATGCCCCCCAGGGCTGACCAGGACTTGAGTAATCAGCCCCTGGGGCCAATTTAGACCCCCCCAGGGCAGATTTATGCCCCCCAGAGCAGACTAGGGCTCATATTATCAGCCCCAGGGACAGATCTGCCCCCCCAGGGCAGATTTATGCCCCCAGGGCTTGAGTAATCAGCCCCTGGGACCAATTTGTACCCCCCAGGGCAGATTTATGCCACCCAGGGCTCATATTATCAGCCCCAGGCGCATATCTGCCCCCCCAGGGCAGATTTATGCCCCCCAGGGCTGACCAGGACTTGAGTAATCAGCCCCTGGGGCCAATTTAGACCCCCCCAGGGCAGATTTATGCCCCCCAGAGCAGACTAGGGCTCATATTATCAGCCCCAGGGACAGATCTGCCCCCCCAGGGCAGATTTATGCCCCCAGGGCTTGAGTAATCAGCCCCTGGGACCAATTTGGGCCCCCCAGGGCAGATTTATGCCCCCCAGGGCTCATGTTATCAGCCCCAGGGGCAGATCTGCCCCCCCAGGGCTGACCAGGGCTTGAGTAATCAGCCCCTGGGACCAATTTGGACCCCCCCCAGGGCAGAATTTATGCCCCCCAGGGCACATTTATACCCCCCAGGGCTGACCAGGGCTTGAGTAATCAGTCCCTGGGACCAATTCATGCCCCCCAGGGCAGATTCATGCCCCCCAGGGCAGATTTGTGCCCCCCAGGGCTCATATTATCCCCCCCAGGGTAGATTTATCCCCCCCAGGGTAGATTTATGCCCCCCTGGGCAGATTTGGGCCCCCCTGGGCAGACCAGGGCTCATGCTATCAGCCCCTGGGACCAATTTGGACCCCCCAGGGCAGATTTATGACCCTCAGGGTTTGAGTAATCAGCCCCTGGGACCAATTTGGACCCCCCAGGGCAGATTTATGACCCCCAGGGTTTGAGTAATCAGCCCCTGGGACCAATTTGGACCCCCCAGGGCAGATTTGGCCCCCCCCAGGGCTCGTTACCACCCCGCTACACCCCtaccccccccccttccttacCCCCCCCCTCACCTCTCCACGCTGCTGTGGTGAACGCACCCGTGCGACCCCCCCACGGCGTAAATCATGCCGTCGATGACGCCGACGCCGATGCGGTTGCGGGGGACGCTCATGGGGGCGCACGGCGACCACTGGTTGGTCATGGGGTTGTAACAGTCGAGGGCGGCCGAGTCCGTGTTGCCGTCGGGGGAATTATTCCTCCCGCCGACGGCGTAAAACAGCCCCCCCACCACGCACCCCCCCAAGCCGCTGCGGGGCACGTGGAGGTCGGCCAGGCGCAGCCAGGAGCCGTCGCGGGGGTTGTAAGCTTCCAAAGAACTTAAGGATTGTCGGTAGTAGCCGCCGGCCGTGTAGATGAGCTGGGCCACCTTGGGGGTGCGGGAGGGGGCCAGCTGGGTGGGCTTGTGGAGGGTGAGATCCTGGAAGATCTGGGCCAGGTAGTCCTTGGAGGGGGTGTCGGAGCGGAGGATCTCGCACTTCTGGAGCTGGGTCTGGAGGAAGAGCGGGGTGAGGGCATGGCAGCGGACGGCGCGCAGCAGGGCCTGCACGTAgggccgccgcgccccgctGTCGTGCTTCACCCAGTTGATGCAGGCGTGGAAAACCTCCGACTCGCAGCGCACGTTCAGCTCGTCCCGGCTGATGAGGGTCACCAGTTGGCACGGGGAGAGGTTGAAGAATTCCTCCTGCTTGGAGACCTGGTGTGGAAAGGGGTGAGGGGGTGAGTGTGGGGGGGAGAGCGCCCCAAAAATGAGACAGTGtccttaaaaatatacatagaGCATCCCAAAAATGGATATAGTGTCCCTAAAAATACATACAGCATTCCTAAAATACACAGAGCACCCCAAAAATCGATACAGCACCCCAAAAATTATATATAGCACCTCTAAAATACAGCACCCAAAAATATACACACAGCACCCCAAAAATGCATAAAGCATCCtaaaaaatacacagagcaTCTCAAAAATGGATACAGCATCCCtaaaaaatacatacagcaTCCCTAAAAATGCATATAGCACccaaaaatatacatacagCACCCAAAAATTAGATATAGCACCCCAAAAAATACACAGCACCCCAAAAAATTCCTCCTGCTTGGAGACCTGGTGTGGAAAGGGGTGAGGGGGTGAGTGGGGGGCGGGTAGAGCACTGAAAATGATACAGCGTCCCTAAAAATAGATGTAGCAcccaaaaatatacatatagCACCCCAAAAATGGATACAGGACCCAAAAAATAGATAGAGCACCCTAAAAAATACAGAGCGTCCccaaaaaatacacacagcacctaaaaatatacatacagcACCCCAAAAATGGATACAGCATCCCAAAAATTAGATATAGCACCCCTAAAATACACACAGCACCCAAAAATACACAGAGCACcccaaaaatatacatatagCACCCCAAAAATGGATACAGCATCCCAAAAATACACAGAGCACCCCAAAAAATAGATACAGCAcccaaaaatatacatatagcaccccaaaaaatacacagagcaCCCCAAAAATATACATAGAGCACCCAAAAATGGATACAGCATCCTAAAAATGATACAGCATCCCTAAAATTAGTTATagcaccccaaaaaaaacacagagtgCCCCAAAAATGGATATAGCACCCCAAAAATACACACAGCACCCCAAAAAATTCCTCCTGCTTGAAGACCTGGCGTGGAAAGGGGTGAGGGGGTGAGTGTGGGGGCGGGTAGAGCACTGAAAATGATACAGCGTCCCAAAAAATAGATGTAGCAcccaaaaatatacatatagCACCCCAAAAATGGATACAGGACCCAAAAAATAGATATAGCACCCTAAAAAATACAGAGCATCCCCGAAAAATACACACAGCACccaaaaatatacatacagCACCCCAAAAATGGATACAGCATCCCAAAAATTAGATATAGCATCCCTAAAATACACACAGCACCCAAAAATACACAGAGCACccaaaaaatatacatatagcACCCCAAAAATGCATACAGCATCCCAAAAATCAGATATAGCATCCCTAAAATACACAGAGCACCCCAAAAAATAGATACAGCACCCAAAAATTAGATATAGCACCccaaaaaatacacacagcaacccaaaaatatacatatagCATCCCAAAAATGGATACAGCATCccaaaaaatacacagagcaTCTCAAAAATGGATACAGCACCCCAAAAAATGGATACAGCATCCCTAAAAATGCATATAGCACccaaaaatatacatacagCACCCAAAAATTAGATATAGCACCCCAAAAAATACACAGCACCCCAAAAAATTCCTCCTGCTTGGAGACCTGGCGTGGAAAGGGGCAATGGGGTGAGTGTGGGGGGCAGAGCACCCTGAAAATGGATACAGCGTCCCTAAAAATAGATATAGCATCCCTAAAAAATGGATACAGCATCCTTAAAATACCCAGAGCACCCCAAAAATGGATACAGAGTCCCAAAAAATATATACAGCATCcctaaaaatacacacagcatCCCTAAAAATGGATACAGTGTCCCAAAAATACAGCACCCCAAAACATACACACAGCACCCAAAAAACACATAGAGCACCCCAAAAATGCATACAGTATCCtaaaaaatacacagagcaTCCCAAAACATACATACAGCATCCCTAAAATACACACGACATCCCTAAAAATGCATAGAGCACCCAAAAATACACACAGCACccaaaaatatatacacagcACCCCAAAAATTAGATATAGCACCCtaaaaaatacacagagcaCCCCAAAAATAGATACAGCATCCCTAAAATACACACAGCATCCCAAAAATGGATATAGCGTCCCCAAAAATATATACAGCACCCTAAAATACACAGAGCACcccaaaaaaatacacacagcacCCAAAAATATACATAGAGCACCCCAAAAATGGATACAGCATCCCAAAAATTAGATATAGCATCCCTAAAATACACAAAGCACCCCAAAAAATAGATACAGCACCCAAAAATTAGATATAGCACCccaaaaaatacacacagcacCCAAAAATATACATAGAGCACCCAAAAATGGATACAGCACCCAAAAATGATACAGCATCCCTAAAATTAGTTATagcaccccaaaaaaaacacagagcgCCCCAAAAATGGATATAGCACCCCAAAAATACACACAGCACCCAAAAAATACATACAGGGCTCCCCTGCCCAGGCCCCCCAGCGCCCAAAAAGGGGTCCTCACTcctccccaggcccccccacccctgggaccccctccccagcccttcctcacccccaggccccccctccccagcccttcctcACCCCTAgggccccctccccagcccccaaaACAGGGGGTCTCAcccctccccaggccccccagccccccaaacAGGGGGTCTCAcccctccccaggccccccagcccccaaaaCAGGGGGTCTCACTcctccccaggcccccccccctcacccctgggaccccctccccagccccaccagaCCCCCAAAACAGGGGGTCTcactcctccccagccctccctcacccctagggccccctccccagcccccaaaACAGGGGGTCTCAcccctccccaggcccccccaCCCCTAGAGCTTCCCTCCCcaggccccccagccccccaaaacAGGGGTCTTGCTCTTCCCCAGCCCCCAAAAAGGGGGTCTcgctcctccccagccccccaaaaCAGGGGGTCTTGCTcctccccaggcccccccacccctggcaccccctccccagccctccctcacccccaggaccccctccTCAGCCCCCAAAACAGGGGGTCTCACCCCTCagccctccctcacccccagacctcccctccccaagccccccagccccccaaaaaGGGGGTCttgctcctccccagcccccaaaGAGGGGGTCTCACTCCTCTCCAGGCCCCCCCCCTACCCCTAgggccccctccccagccctccctcacccccaggcccccctccccagccctccctcacccccaggaccccctccccagccctccctcacccccaggcccccccccccagccctccctcacccccaggacccccccccccccccaccccctcaccTCCCCGAAGTGCATGTAGATGTACTCGCGGGCCTTCTGGTGGAGGTCGAGGCAGCCGATCTGCTCGGCGAAGGCGGCGATGCCGATGGCGTTGGTGGGGTGCAGCTGCTGGACGAGGAAGTGGGAGCAGGCGCGGACGACGCTGTCGATCTGGTACATGACGGCGCCGTTGAGGACGTGCAGGACGCACTTCTCGCCCACCGCGATGGACGCCGTGTAGGCGAACTCCACCAGGCGCTCCATGACGCGCGGGTGGACGCCCTCGATGGGGATCACCTCCATGCCTTGCTCCCGCAGCCCCGACGTGAACATGGCCTTGAAGACGGGGCTCGACGACGCCAACACGACCTTGTGGGCCAGGAAATCGGCCGGCGGCACGTCGCGGCGGTACCGCACGCGCAAGGTGACGTCGCAGAGCTGCCGGTCCAGCCGCAGCTGGTTCATGATGGCCAAGGCGGCGCTGGGGTGGTCCTCGAGGCTGTAGTTGAAGGAGCCCGAGCCCCCGCCTGGGGAGGGGGTCACCTCCGCGGGGCACTcggggggcggcggcgaggaggaggaggaggaggaggaagacatGGCCCCAGCATGGCAGGTGCCCTcctttggggtgggggttaggaggggtgaggggaggagaacctgtggggagagaaaggggggGTTAAAGAacggggaaactgaggcacggaggaTTCAGAGGGGTGGGAACCCccccagagcagctccagcacccactggggaaactgaggcacggggagGGCGTAAagggtggggaaactgaggcacgggggggTCAGAGGGGTGGGAACCcccccagagcagccccagcacctactggggaaactgaggcacggggagGGTGGTTAAagggtggggaaactgaggcacacggGGGGTAAagggtggggaaactgaggcacgggggggTTAGAGGGGTGGGAGCTCCCCCAGATCAGCCCCAGCACCtactggggaaactgaggcacgggggggTTAGAGGGGTGGGAGCCCCCCCATAGCAGCCCCAGTAtgtgctggggaaactgaggcacgggggggGTAAagggtggggaaactgaggcacgggggggGTTAGAGGGGTGGGAGCTcccccagagcagccccagtatgtgctggggaaactgaggcacggagggGGTAAagggtggggaaactgaggcacgggggggTTAGAGGGGTGGGAGCCCCCCATAGCAGCCCCAGTAtgtgctggggaaactgaggcacggagggGGTCACCTCCGCAGGGCAGTcggggggcggcggcgaggaggaggaggaggaggaggaagacatGGCCCCAGCATGGCAGGTCCCCTCCTTCGGGGTGGGGGTTAggaggggtgaggggaggagaacctgtggggagagagagagagggttaaggggtggggaaactgaggcatggggGGCTCAGAGGGGTGGGAACCCccccagagcagctccagcacccactggggaaactgaggcacaggggGGGGGCGTAAagggtggggaaactgaggcacggagggTTCAGAGGGGTGGGAACCCCCCCAGACTATCCACAGCACCtactggggaaactgaggcacggggagggggtaaagggtggggaaactgaggcacgggggggGTTAGAGGGGTGGGAGCCCCCCCTAactgtccccagcacccactggggaaactgaggcacgcgGGGGTTCAGAAGGGTGGGAGCTcccccagagcagccccagtatgtgctggggaaactgaggcacggggagGGGGTCACCTCCGCGGGGCACTcggggggcggcggcgaggaggaggaggaggagggggagaagacaTGGCCCCAGCATGGCAGGTGCCCTcctttggggtgggggttaGGAGGGGTGAGGGGATGAGAACCTgtggggggagagaaaggggggGTTAAAGAacggggaaactgaggcacggagtgTTCAGAGGGGTGGGAACCCCCCCAGATCAGCCCCAGCAtgtgctggggaaactgaggcacggggagGGTGGGTAAagggtggggaaactgaggcacggggagGGTAGAGGGGTGGGAGCCCCCCCAGatcagccccagcacccactggggaaactgaggcacggagggGGTAAagggtggggaaactgaggcacaggggGGATGTCAGAGGGAaaagccccccccagcccccccccttCAGCACccactggggaaactgaggcacgggggggtaaagggtggggaaactgaggcacgggggggTAGAGGGGTGGGAGCTCCCCCAGatcagccccagcacccactggggaaactgaggcacggggagggggtaaagggtggggaaactgaggcacgggggggGTGTCAGAGGGAAAAGCCCCCCCCAGCCTTCCCCTTCAGCACccactggggaaactgaggcacggggggCCTCCCCCCCCATTTCCCCAcgcagccccccctcccccccccaccccgccacCATGGGGGGGGACTGtcccccccttgtccccccccctgtcccctccctgtccctccccCACCGTGTCTGTCGCGGGGGGGCTGCAAGGagccaaacccccccccccgggggagGGtcccgggggcggggccgggcgtgggggggtcccggggggtcccgggggtctCACCCGGCCATggcgcggccccggcggcggcgggaggcggcggggggggggggggggggggggggggggccgtgACTAAGCAGCGCGCGGAGCCCCCGCCGCGGTAAGAGTCCCGGTGGCCACGCCCCCCCGCGAGTGACGTCACGGCCGCCACGCCACGCCCCCCCGCCACGCCCCCCCGCCAGAATAAGAGTCTCCcggtggcggcggcgccgggggaGGGGCGGGAGGATTGCGGGGACGCGCGGGGGGGGACCCGTGTCACCCTGGAGGGGGGTGTCCCTCCCCCCGTgtcacccctgggtgcccccgtgtcccctccccgtgcccccgtGGGTGTCCCGGTGTCCCCCGTAGGTGTCCCCTCCCGGTGTCCCCTCCCGGTGTCCCGGTAtcccctcctggtgtccccatgggtgtccccagggtgtccccgcGGGTGTCCCCTCTGGGTCCCCTGTCGGTGTCCCCTCCCGGTGTCCTCTCCCGGTGGCCCCGTGACCCCTCccggtgtccccgtgtcccctcccggTGCCCCGTGGGTGTCCTGGTGTCCCCTCCTGACGTGCCCTTGGGTGTCCTGGGTGTCCCCCGTGGGTGTCCCCTCCCGGTGTCCTCTCCctgtgtccccgtgtcccttCCCCGTGTCCCCGTGGGTGTCCCCGTGGGTGTCCCCTCccggtgtccccgtgtcccttCCTGATGTCCCCCGTGGGTGTCCCCTCCCGGTGTCCTCTCCCGGtgcccccgtgtcccctcccggTGTCCCCATGGGTGTCCCCCGTGGGTCCTCTCTTGGTGCCCCGtgggtgtccccgtgtcccttCCTGATGTCCCCGTGGGTGTCCCGGTGTCCCCCGTCGGTGTCCCCTCCCGGTGTCCTCTCCCggtgtccccttgtcccctccccgtgccccgtGGGTGTCCCCCGTGGGTCCTCTCGGTGCCCCGTGGGTGTCCTGGTGTCCCCCGtgggtgtccccgtgtcccctccccgtgtcccctctTGGTGCCCCGtgggtgtccccatgggtgtccccgtgtcccccacgGGTGTCCCCGCGCTGTCCCCGCTCGCGGGGGCTCCAAAAAcgccttttattaaaaattcgTTACAAAACCgcgcgcgggggggggggggggaagacgGAGGGGGGGAGAcagggggggacacgggggacagggacacccccTCCGGTCCCTGCCAGCGCGGGGAGGGACACACAGTGTCACGgccggggatggggacagggatagggacagggatggggacaggatggggacacGCAGCCCTGCCCacgctggggaggggacagggagggggacagggacacacatggggacaggatggggacagggatggggacagggacacacagggggacagggaggggacagggatggcGTGAGGACACAGATGAGGACAGGGATGGACATGGGGGCAGAGAGGGGACAGGAATGGGGACAGGATggacacagggacagggaggggacagagatGGTGACAGGGATGGTGACAGGGGTGGCATGAGGACACAGATGGGGACAGGAGTGAACACAGCgacagggacagggatgaggacagggatggggacaggaatggacacagggacacacacagggacagggaggggacagggatggacacagggacagggaggggacagggatggggacaggggtggcATGAGGACatggatggggacagggatgaggACAGGGATGGTGACAGGGGTGGCATGAGGACAcggatggggacagggatgaggACAGGGATGGTGACAGGGGTGGCATGAGGATAcggatggggacagggatggggacaggaatggacacagggacacacagggggacagggaggggacagggatgaggacagggatggggatggggacaggggtggcATGAGGACAcggatggggacagggatgaggACAGGGATGGTGACAGGGGTGGCATGAGGACAcggatggggacagggacacacatggggacagggatggacACAGAGCACACACGGGGACAggaaggggacagggatggCGTGAGGACACAGttgaggacagggatggggacagggatggacatggggacagggaggggacagggataGGGACAAGGACACAGATGAGGACAGGGATGAGGAGGGGACAGGatagggacagggatggggacaggatggACACGGGACAcgcatggggacagggatgggatgggctggggacagcgatggggaggggacagcgatggggaggggacaggatggggacagggctggacACGGGGACACTCACGGGGACAAGCGCCACCGCCAGCCCCCTTCCGCCCCCCCTCACCCcttgtccccccccaccccgctgctctccccccccctcctccctcccgaCGACCTCCCCGAGGggctcccgctgcccccccccaaactgggcaCCCCCAACGTGCCAccaccccccccatccccacccccaCCGCCACCattgtccccacgtccccccccgcagcccccccgcagCAGCCGCCCCACGGCGCGGCACATCTCCCGGCTGGTGCCGGTGTAGATGAGGGGGTTGAGTAGAGAGTTGGCCATGGCCAAGCCCAAGAAGTAGTCGGCGTGGTAGAGCACGGCGCAGGCGCGCGGGCAGCACCAGGCgtcgaggaggaggaggaggaagagcggCGCCCAACAGGCGATGAAGGTCCCCACCACCACCGTCACCGTCTTCAGCAAAGGCGGCGACTTGGGCGCGGGGCGGAGGTTGGCCGAGCGGCGCACGGCGCGGTAGAGGCGGGCGTAGAGGACGACGATGGCCAGGAGGATGGCGAGGAAGACGGCGACGCAGAAGAAGACGTAGCGCTTGGAGTAGAGCGGGAGGACGGTGGAACACGCCGCCAGGTCGCCCAGGCAGTTCCAGCCCAAGCCCGGCAACGCCGCCAAGGCCACCGCCAGCCCCCAGCTGGCCCCCACCAACCCCCACATCCTGCCCCGCTTGTCGCCGCGCTTCACCCTCACGCGCGCCATGGTGAGGTGCCGCTCGACGGCGATGGCCAACAGGCTCAACACCGAGGCGGCCAAGGTGAGGAAGACTCCTCCTTCGCGGAGGAACCACAAGGCCGGCGTGAGGCGGAAGGTGTTGGCGCCCGAGAGGACGATGTTGGCCGTGTAGGCGACGCCGGCCAACAGGTCGGAGAGGGTGAGGTTGCCCAACAGGTAGAACATGGGCGAGTGGAGCTTCTTGGTCCTCCAGATGGTCACGAGCACCACGAGGTTCTCCAGGACGATGAAGGCGCAgacgaggaggaagaggagggtctCGGGGCGCAGGCCCCCGCGGTAGCGCCCGGCGTGGAGCTTCCCCGTGTAGTTGTAGTGGAGGGTGAGGACGGCGTCCTCGGGGACGGGCCCCGGCGCCatggcggggtgggggggctaCATGGTGGGGAGCTgcggggggagaggggtgggggtgagggggggggcaCGCGTGTAGGCGTGCACCCCAAAGGGTCTGCGCACCCCAAAGGGTCTCCAGACCCCAAAGGGTCTGGGCACCCCTAAAAGGTCTGTGCACACGTGTACGCGTGTAGGTGAGCACCCCAAAGGGTCTGTGTGTGTGGTCATGTGTGTAGGCGTGCGCCCTATAGGGTCTGTGCACCCCAAAGGGTCTGTGTGTGTGGGCACACGTGTAGGTGTGCACCCCAAAGGGTCTCTGCACCCAAAAGGTCTGTGCACACGTGTACGTGTGCGGGCGTGCACCTCAAAGGGTCCGTGTGCGTGGGCACGCGTGTAGTGTGCAACCTATAGGGTCTGTGCACCCCTAAAAGGTCTGTGCACGTGTGTACGCGTGTAGGCGTGCGCCCCAAAGGGTCTGTATGTGTGTGGCACGCTCACAAGTGTGCACTCTATAGGGTCTCTGCACCCTATAGGGTCTCTGCACCCCTAAAAGGTCTGTGCACACATGTACACATGCGGGCGTGCACCTCAAAGGGTCTGTGCACCCCAAAAAGGTCTGTGCACACGTGTACATGTGCAGGCGTGCACCCCAAAGGGTCCGTGTGCGTGGTCATGTGTGTAGGCGTGCGCCCTATAGGGTCTGTGCACCCCAAAGGGTCTGTGTGTGTGGGCACACGTGTAGGTGTGCACCCTATAGGGTCTGTGCACCCCTAAAAGGTCTGTGCACGCGTGTACACATGCAGGCATGCACCCCAAAGGGTCCATGTGCGTGGGCACGCGTGTAGGCGTGCACCCTATAGGGTCTCTGCACCCCTAAAAGTTCCATGTGCGTGTGCACGCTTGCGTGTGCACGTCCTAACATGCCCATGTGCGTGTGTGAACCCCGACGGGGCTGCGCACACGCGTGTACTCGCCCACGTGTGCCACGAACACACGCGTGTGCGGGGAATCCCAGCGGGGGGGGGGTTATCCCTCCGCACACGCGTGTGCTCGCGCACATGCGCCCTGAaaggtgcccccccccccacgcgtgttcccccccgccccgggcacccaccgcacccacccacccacccaggCGCGCCCGGGCGAGCGGCGACGTGTCGGGGGCCGCCGCGGGGTCCCGCCAtggggcggaggggggggggtgtggggcgggggggggacctGCCCGAATatttggggtgggaggggtgCGGCCGGGCCCCacggagggggggggagggggggagcaggattgggggggtctggggaggtgtggggcaggattgggggggtgtggggcaggactgggggggtgtggggaggtgTGGGGCAGGATTGGGGGGTACAGAGGAGGTGTGGGGCAGGAttgggggggtgtggggcaggattgggggggtctggggaggTGTGGGGCAGGATTGGGGGGTACAGAGGAGGTGTGGGGCAGGAttgggggggtgtggggcaggATTGGGGGGGTCTAGGGAGGTGTGGGGCAGGattggggggggtctggggaggtgtggggcaggattaggggggtgtggggcaggattgggggggccggggaggtgtggggcaggattgggggggtgtggggcagCATTGGGGGGGTCTGAGGAGGTGTGGGGCAGGATTGGGGGGGTCCGGGGCAGGATTGGGGGGTCCGGGGCAGGAttggggggtgtggggcaggATTGGGGGGTACAGGGGAGGTGTGGGGCAGGAttggggggtgtggggcaggATTGGGGGGTACAGGGGAGGTGTGGGGCAGGattgggggggtctggggcaggattgggggggtctgggaggtgtggggcaggattaggggggtgtggggcaggATTGGGGGGTACAGGGGAGGTGTGGGGCAGGATTGGGGGGGTGTAGGGCAGGATCGGGGGGGTCTGAGGAGGTGTGGGGCCGGattggggggggtctg
It includes:
- the KEAP1 gene encoding kelch-like ECH-associated protein 1 isoform X5 codes for the protein MSSSSSSSSSPPPPDCPAEVLLPSPLLTPTPKEGTCHAGAMSSSSSSSSSPPPPECPAEVTPSPGGGSGSFNYSLEDHPSAALAIMNQLRLDRQLCDVTLRVRYRRDVPPADFLAHKVVLASSSPVFKAMFTSGLREQGMEVIPIEGVHPRVMERLVEFAYTASIAVGEKCVLHVLNGAVMYQIDSVVRACSHFLVQQLHPTNAIGIAAFAEQIGCLDLHQKAREYIYMHFGEVSKQEEFFNLSPCQLVTLISRDELNVRCESEVFHACINWVKHDSGARRPYVQALLRAVRCHALTPLFLQTQLQKCEILRSDTPSKDYLAQIFQDLTLHKPTQLAPSRTPKVAQLIYTAGGYYRQSLSSLEAYNPRDGSWLRLADLHVPRSGLGGCVVGGLFYAVGGRNNSPDGNTDSAALDCYNPMTNQWSPCAPMSVPRNRIGVGVIDGMIYAVGGSHGCVHHSSVERGLRPQQLRLRHGGLRRDGPAQHHGALRGGDGRLELRGAHAVPAQRPRRHRLPGQDLRPGGLRRPHVPGLGGVLRPRGRRVDGGDADDVGTQRGGGGHHHGAVPQTNRPPRGLSLLTPAPPWGEG
- the KEAP1 gene encoding kelch-like ECH-associated protein 1 isoform X2 — translated: MSSSSSSSSSPPPPDCPAEVLLPSPLLTPTPKEGTCHAGAMSSSSSSSSSPPPPECPAEVTPSPGGGSGSFNYSLEDHPSAALAIMNQLRLDRQLCDVTLRVRYRRDVPPADFLAHKVVLASSSPVFKAMFTSGLREQGMEVIPIEGVHPRVMERLVEFAYTASIAVGEKCVLHVLNGAVMYQIDSVVRACSHFLVQQLHPTNAIGIAAFAEQIGCLDLHQKAREYIYMHFGEVSKQEEFFNLSPCQLVTLISRDELNVRCESETQLQKCEILRSDTPSKDYLAQIFQDLTLHKPTQLAPSRTPKVAQLIYTAGGYYRQSLSSLEAYNPRDGSWLRLADLHVPRSGLGGCVVGGLFYAVGGRNNSPDGNTDSAALDCYNPMTNQWSPCAPMSVPRNRIGVGVIDGMIYAVGGSHGCVHHSSVERYEPERDAWQGVAPMLTRRIGVGVAVLNRLLYAVGGFDGSTRLSSAECYNPERDAWRAIAPMATIRSGAGVCALNNCVYAMGGYDGTDQLNTTERYEVETDAWSFVAPMRYRRSALGVTVYQGKIYVLGGYDGHTFLDSVECYDPGADAWTEVTRMTSGRSGVGVAITMEPCHKQTDPPGDCPC